A stretch of Roseibium porphyridii DNA encodes these proteins:
- a CDS encoding SIS domain-containing protein — MSELLNPSAQTHMRQEIEEIPDVANRLLTEGRAHIRDIAKRAGAPVFLASVARGSSDHAATFLKYASEIYLGLAMASLGPSVSSIYGGKVRLDQALVIAISQSGASPDILSVVQSAKEQGAFTVGLTNTADSKLAELSSAALDIGAGPERSVAATKTFVNSVVAGLILLAEIGGDERLLSALAKLPVAFEDAIGIDWRQLAEPIEKRGSLYVIGRGPGLAIANEAALKFKETCQVHAEAYSSAEVMHGPVSIVEGGYPILALGVRDAAEAGLAEAADVMSAQGGSVYATTNLVKRAHRLPFVSTDHAITDALAQIVSFYAFIEWFSRQRGFNPDVPKHLKKVTQTV; from the coding sequence ATGAGTGAACTGCTAAACCCTTCCGCCCAAACGCACATGCGGCAGGAGATCGAAGAAATCCCTGACGTTGCGAACAGATTGCTGACTGAGGGCCGCGCTCACATTCGCGACATAGCGAAGCGCGCTGGCGCACCCGTGTTTCTGGCGAGCGTGGCGCGGGGGTCTTCGGACCATGCCGCGACGTTCCTGAAATACGCATCTGAGATCTATCTTGGTCTCGCCATGGCTTCGCTTGGACCGTCAGTGTCATCGATTTATGGCGGCAAAGTTCGGCTTGATCAGGCGTTGGTGATTGCGATCTCTCAGTCCGGTGCAAGCCCGGACATTCTATCGGTGGTGCAAAGTGCGAAGGAGCAGGGGGCATTCACAGTTGGTTTGACCAACACAGCTGACAGCAAACTGGCGGAACTCTCCAGTGCAGCGCTGGACATTGGTGCAGGTCCGGAGCGCAGTGTTGCTGCGACGAAAACCTTCGTGAATTCCGTGGTAGCCGGATTGATATTGCTTGCAGAAATTGGGGGAGATGAAAGACTTCTGAGTGCGCTTGCAAAGTTACCTGTCGCGTTTGAGGACGCAATTGGTATCGATTGGCGGCAACTGGCAGAACCGATTGAAAAACGTGGTTCGCTCTATGTAATCGGGCGCGGCCCAGGGCTTGCGATCGCCAACGAAGCGGCCTTGAAATTCAAGGAAACATGCCAGGTGCATGCAGAAGCCTATTCGTCGGCGGAAGTGATGCACGGACCTGTTTCGATTGTCGAGGGTGGGTATCCGATTTTGGCGCTCGGGGTGAGGGATGCTGCTGAGGCCGGACTGGCAGAGGCGGCGGATGTCATGTCGGCTCAAGGGGGCAGTGTCTACGCAACCACGAACCTTGTTAAGCGCGCGCACAGACTTCCGTTTGTCTCCACCGACCACGCGATCACCGACGCACTTGCTCAGATTGTCTCCTTTTATGCATTTATCGAGTGGTTTTCGCGGCAACGCGGGTTCAACCCGGATGTGCCAAAGCATCTGAAAAAGGTGACGCAGACAGTATGA
- a CDS encoding GntR family transcriptional regulator, producing the protein MTNFISMLENDDWLASSSGPRYLQLRRRIQQAIDDGVLKENEPLPSEREIASITDLSRVTVRKAVAGLVEDQIVVQKRGSGSFVAPKVHKVEQRLSSLTSFSEDMARRGLTASSEWLRRGLFPASPEEIFTLGLTSGQRVARVDRLRKADGTPMAIERASLSEKVLPNPERVSTSLYAVLRSTGLQPVRAIQRISARNLESMDAEILNVPVGSAGLKIERVSYLASGHVVEFTRSVYRGDAYDFIAELQMSDD; encoded by the coding sequence ATGACAAACTTCATCTCCATGCTGGAAAACGATGACTGGTTGGCCAGTTCGAGCGGGCCACGCTATCTCCAGCTTCGTCGACGCATTCAGCAGGCGATTGACGATGGTGTGCTGAAGGAAAACGAGCCGCTGCCTTCGGAGCGTGAAATCGCTTCAATTACCGATCTGTCTCGCGTGACTGTGCGCAAGGCTGTTGCTGGTCTTGTGGAGGACCAGATCGTTGTTCAAAAACGCGGCAGCGGTTCCTTTGTTGCACCCAAGGTTCACAAGGTGGAACAACGTCTTTCGAGCTTGACTTCGTTCAGCGAAGACATGGCGCGCCGTGGTCTTACAGCAAGCAGCGAGTGGTTGCGTCGCGGGCTCTTTCCCGCTTCGCCCGAAGAAATTTTTACACTTGGCCTGACATCGGGCCAGCGCGTTGCGCGGGTTGACAGATTGCGCAAGGCAGATGGAACACCAATGGCAATCGAACGGGCCTCGCTGTCGGAAAAGGTCCTGCCCAATCCTGAACGCGTTTCGACGTCTCTTTACGCGGTGCTGCGATCGACAGGGCTGCAGCCCGTACGCGCCATACAACGTATCTCTGCCCGCAATCTTGAATCGATGGACGCTGAAATTCTCAATGTTCCCGTTGGTTCAGCCGGACTTAAGATCGAACGCGTCTCCTACCTTGCTTCCGGACATGTCGTCGAGTTTACCCGCTCGGTCTATCGCGGCGACGCATATGATTTCATTGCTGAACTGCAAATGTCGGATGACTGA
- a CDS encoding N-acetylmuramic acid 6-phosphate etherase encodes MTLPTTEDRDPLAIGLSNRSDEEVLSLLLERQMEALKAVGPALPQIVNAAAALQKTAQNGNKIGYSGAGSAGLTALSDCLELPGTFGFPADRMRMLYAGGVENLLHLAGAHEDDIALGIQDFDQSGLGDGDILIGVSASGTTPYTLGTFQAAAKAGTETIAIVNNPDTPLAKQSNYPVLLNTPVEIIAGSTRMGAASAQKAALNMLSTLVALRLGHAVRGHMVNLVADNEKLRSRAQRMLQDLTGCTEETAANALNQANGRVKIAAVMIREDVSVDKAEDILNRYDGNLRALL; translated from the coding sequence ATGACGCTGCCGACCACAGAAGACCGAGACCCGCTTGCCATCGGTCTTTCAAACAGATCTGACGAAGAAGTTCTATCCTTGCTGCTTGAGCGGCAGATGGAAGCGTTGAAAGCCGTGGGTCCTGCGCTACCGCAAATTGTCAATGCGGCAGCAGCCCTTCAAAAGACAGCCCAGAACGGAAACAAGATTGGCTATTCAGGCGCTGGAAGCGCCGGTCTGACCGCGCTTTCAGATTGCCTGGAACTGCCAGGTACTTTCGGCTTCCCTGCCGATCGGATGCGCATGCTTTACGCTGGCGGCGTTGAGAATCTTCTTCACCTTGCCGGCGCGCACGAAGACGACATCGCGTTGGGAATTCAAGACTTTGATCAAAGCGGTCTGGGCGACGGCGACATTTTGATCGGAGTTTCAGCAAGTGGCACAACGCCTTATACGCTCGGCACGTTTCAGGCCGCCGCAAAAGCAGGCACTGAGACAATCGCGATTGTAAACAATCCCGACACCCCGCTCGCCAAGCAATCGAACTATCCGGTCTTGTTAAACACCCCCGTTGAAATCATTGCAGGCTCAACGCGCATGGGGGCAGCGAGCGCGCAAAAGGCCGCACTCAACATGCTGTCAACTCTGGTTGCCCTGAGGCTCGGTCACGCTGTACGCGGCCATATGGTCAACCTGGTTGCCGACAATGAAAAACTGCGGTCTCGCGCCCAGAGAATGCTGCAGGATTTGACCGGCTGCACCGAAGAAACCGCAGCCAATGCTCTAAATCAGGCCAATGGTCGGGTAAAAATCGCAGCTGTCATGATTCGGGAGGATGTCAGCGTCGACAAGGCGGAAGACATCCTGAATAGATACGACGGCAACCTGCGCGCCCTGCTCTGA
- a CDS encoding ROK family protein: protein MITCFDIGGSFIRHGTLREDGSVIENGRVATPGADWEAFVSAIHSCAESAGTPISISLAGAFDERSGIADVANIPCLHRRPVLSDLERALGRPVVITNDANAFALAEAVDGSGRGRSVVFGIILGSGVGGGLVIDGKLVKGFGGIAGEWGHGPVLDPTAGGQLKGIGHYACGCGQIGCIDAICSARGLERIHQSLHGITASSKEITEAWHQADVKAASTIDAYSTLLSRALSVLVNTLGPDVIPVSGGLSNDTTLLDLIDRKTREIVLAKYDQALLLKGHFAENGGLQGAGIVARMSFREWAA, encoded by the coding sequence ATGATCACCTGTTTCGATATTGGGGGGTCCTTCATTCGGCACGGGACGCTGCGTGAAGATGGCTCCGTTATAGAAAACGGCCGCGTCGCTACGCCTGGCGCTGACTGGGAAGCTTTTGTAAGCGCCATTCACTCGTGCGCCGAAAGTGCGGGCACTCCAATTTCAATCTCACTTGCCGGCGCATTCGATGAACGGTCTGGAATTGCCGACGTTGCAAATATTCCCTGCCTCCACAGACGTCCCGTGTTGTCCGATCTGGAAAGAGCTCTGGGACGCCCCGTTGTTATCACAAATGATGCAAATGCATTCGCGCTTGCCGAAGCCGTCGACGGTTCCGGCAGAGGTCGATCCGTCGTGTTCGGTATAATACTGGGTTCCGGCGTTGGCGGTGGTCTTGTCATAGATGGCAAGCTGGTAAAGGGCTTTGGGGGCATAGCAGGTGAATGGGGGCATGGTCCCGTTTTGGACCCGACCGCAGGTGGCCAGTTGAAGGGTATCGGTCACTATGCATGCGGGTGCGGTCAAATTGGCTGCATCGACGCGATCTGTTCCGCACGCGGCCTGGAAAGGATCCACCAGTCGCTTCACGGCATTACCGCTTCCAGCAAGGAAATCACCGAGGCATGGCACCAGGCAGATGTGAAAGCCGCGTCAACGATTGATGCTTATTCAACGCTTCTGTCTCGTGCTCTTTCAGTCCTCGTCAATACGCTTGGACCTGACGTTATTCCGGTTAGCGGGGGGCTTTCCAACGACACCACTTTGCTTGATCTGATTGATCGCAAGACCCGCGAGATTGTCTTGGCGAAATATGATCAGGCATTGCTTCTGAAAGGCCATTTTGCGGAAAATGGTGGCCTGCAGGGCGCGGGTATCGTTGCCCGCATGTCGTTCAGGGAGTGGGCCGCATGA
- a CDS encoding copper homeostasis protein CutC, which translates to MSLPPSNDNLILEICVDTLEGAWTAAECGADRIELCAALGDGGLTPSAGMMSAASKLPVDVYAMIRPRAGDFYFSDAEKALMLRDIQMAESAGLEGVVIGAVTERRELDRDFLAAAIESTTLPVTLHRAIDTVKDYSIAVETAIELGFERILSSGQATTADLGRDALAAAVKQAAGRISIMAGSGVSAASAERLLLHAGVRELHASCASYVDAPSPDALENKLGFVAKTGVRSTDAKLVRALRDAMDKYLEAAA; encoded by the coding sequence ATGAGTTTACCCCCCTCAAACGACAACCTCATCCTCGAGATTTGCGTCGATACTCTTGAAGGTGCCTGGACGGCTGCAGAGTGTGGAGCTGATCGCATTGAACTTTGTGCAGCACTGGGCGACGGCGGACTGACGCCATCGGCCGGGATGATGTCGGCAGCTTCAAAGCTGCCTGTTGACGTTTATGCCATGATCCGACCGCGTGCAGGCGACTTCTATTTTTCGGACGCAGAAAAGGCACTGATGTTGCGCGATATCCAGATGGCCGAAAGCGCTGGTCTGGAAGGGGTTGTCATTGGTGCTGTTACCGAACGGCGCGAGTTGGATCGAGACTTTCTGGCTGCAGCTATTGAAAGCACAACACTGCCCGTCACCCTTCATCGCGCAATCGATACAGTGAAGGATTACTCAATAGCGGTGGAAACCGCTATCGAACTCGGATTTGAACGCATTCTTTCTTCCGGCCAAGCCACGACAGCGGATCTTGGCCGCGACGCACTCGCAGCTGCCGTCAAACAAGCTGCGGGCCGGATTTCGATCATGGCAGGTTCCGGTGTTTCAGCGGCCAGTGCAGAGAGACTTCTTCTGCACGCAGGCGTCCGAGAACTCCACGCATCTTGTGCCTCCTATGTGGATGCGCCGTCGCCCGATGCCCTTGAAAACAAACTCGGCTTTGTTGCCAAAACCGGCGTCCGATCAACAGATGCGAAGCTCGTGCGTGCATTGAGAGATGCCATGGACAAATACTTGGAGGCCGCAGCATGA